A genomic segment from Rhodospirillum centenum SW encodes:
- the gpt gene encoding xanthine phosphoribosyltransferase, giving the protein MSDQIADPAKNFPVTWEELHRNAKALSWRLSDRGPWNGIVAITRGGLVPAAIVARELNIRIVETVSVKSYEHQSQGEVRVLKSPDAVPDEGAGWLLIDDLVDTGKTATVVRKLLPKAHFATIYAKPAGRPLVDTFITEVSQDTWIHFPWDLNPVSFMQIPR; this is encoded by the coding sequence ATGTCCGACCAGATCGCCGATCCCGCCAAGAACTTCCCCGTCACCTGGGAGGAGCTGCACCGCAACGCCAAGGCCCTGTCCTGGCGGCTGAGCGATCGCGGCCCCTGGAACGGCATCGTCGCCATCACCCGCGGCGGGCTGGTGCCCGCGGCCATCGTGGCGCGGGAGCTGAACATCCGCATCGTCGAGACCGTCTCGGTGAAGTCCTACGAGCACCAGTCGCAGGGCGAGGTGCGGGTGCTGAAGTCGCCCGACGCCGTGCCGGACGAGGGGGCGGGCTGGCTGCTGATCGACGATCTGGTGGATACCGGCAAGACCGCCACCGTGGTGCGCAAGCTGCTGCCCAAGGCGCATTTCGCCACCATCTACGCCAAGCCCGCCGGCCGGCCGCTGGTGGACACCTTCATCACCGAGGTCAGCCAGGACACCTGGATCCACTTCCCCTGGGACCTGAACCCCGTCAGCTTCATGCAGATCCCGCGCTGA
- a CDS encoding HlyD family efflux transporter periplasmic adaptor subunit, whose protein sequence is MAIEFRQIPALAGQRTSLPLGLTPVAWPVLTAFLAGSVGLALAFAATAGYARKETVTGFLAPASGALRVVPVRAGTLASVMVANGDRVAAGDALFVLDTRHALEDGSTLDAALRRSLAQQAEFLAEQIAAEEARSASEVERVAARITGLEAELVALSEQRRLQVERAAVTGERLKALSDLRAKGYVSEAEYRAREEAWLSQRQNLAVLDQQITATKAEIAQTRVQRAQLPAETADRLARLRSSLADLRQREAEVAAQGAQVIRAPAAGRVTALQAAPGQRVDPQKPVLTLVPEAAALQAELFVPSRAIGFVDTGQRVRLMYDAFPFQRFGAYGGVVADVSETVLAPDEIIGPVRAQEPVYRVAVTLDRATVDAFGRQVPLQADMTVTADIVLEERSLLEWLLEPLMSARGRM, encoded by the coding sequence GTGGCGATAGAGTTCCGTCAGATTCCCGCCCTCGCGGGTCAGCGCACCAGCCTGCCGCTGGGGTTGACGCCTGTCGCCTGGCCGGTTCTGACGGCGTTCCTGGCGGGGTCGGTCGGCCTTGCCCTCGCCTTCGCCGCGACGGCCGGTTATGCGCGTAAGGAGACGGTCACGGGCTTTCTCGCTCCGGCCTCCGGGGCGCTGCGGGTGGTGCCCGTGCGCGCCGGGACGCTCGCATCGGTCATGGTCGCCAACGGCGACCGGGTCGCCGCCGGTGACGCCCTGTTCGTCCTGGACACGCGGCATGCCCTTGAGGACGGGAGCACGCTGGACGCCGCGCTGCGCCGGTCGCTGGCACAGCAGGCCGAGTTCCTCGCCGAGCAGATCGCCGCGGAGGAAGCGCGCAGCGCCTCGGAGGTCGAGCGTGTCGCCGCGCGGATCACCGGTCTGGAGGCGGAACTGGTGGCGCTTTCCGAACAGCGCCGGTTGCAGGTCGAGCGCGCGGCGGTGACGGGAGAGCGCCTGAAGGCGCTGTCCGACCTGAGGGCCAAGGGCTACGTCTCGGAGGCCGAGTACCGGGCGCGGGAGGAGGCGTGGCTCAGCCAGCGCCAGAACCTCGCCGTCCTCGACCAGCAGATCACGGCCACGAAGGCGGAGATCGCGCAGACCCGGGTCCAGCGCGCCCAGCTTCCCGCCGAAACGGCCGACCGTCTGGCCCGTCTGCGCTCCTCGCTGGCCGATCTGCGCCAGCGCGAGGCGGAGGTGGCGGCCCAGGGCGCGCAGGTGATCCGCGCACCGGCGGCGGGCCGGGTGACGGCACTCCAGGCGGCGCCCGGTCAGCGGGTGGACCCGCAGAAACCCGTGCTGACCCTGGTGCCCGAGGCGGCGGCGTTGCAGGCGGAGCTGTTCGTTCCCTCCCGCGCCATCGGCTTCGTGGATACGGGCCAGCGGGTGCGGCTGATGTACGACGCCTTCCCGTTCCAGCGCTTCGGTGCCTATGGCGGGGTGGTGGCGGACGTCTCGGAAACCGTGCTGGCCCCGGACGAGATCATCGGCCCGGTGCGGGCCCAGGAGCCCGTCTACCGCGTGGCCGTGACCCTGGACCGGGCGACGGTGGATGCCTTCGGCAGGCAGGTCCCCCTGCAAGCGGACATGACGGTGACGGCCGATATCGTCCTGGAGGAGCGGAGCCTGCTGGAATGGCTGCTGGAGCCCCTGATGAGTGCGCGGGGGCGGATGTGA
- a CDS encoding TrmH family RNA methyltransferase has protein sequence MRGYFALGAEGISKSGNVGTILRTGHAFGASFVFTVNAALDMAEVRRTDTSGGDEHVPLYAWNRVADMALPEGCQLVGVELTDDAVVLPSFRHPLRAAYVLGPERGSLSPAMVARCDHIVRIPTKFCVNVSVAAAVVMYDRMISLGRFAERPVRAGGPTDGPPVHVHGAQKIRNPASKRMRPLLGGWD, from the coding sequence ATGCGTGGGTACTTCGCCCTCGGCGCCGAGGGGATCAGCAAGTCGGGCAATGTCGGCACCATCCTGCGGACGGGCCATGCCTTCGGGGCCAGCTTCGTCTTCACGGTGAACGCCGCCCTGGACATGGCGGAGGTGCGCCGCACCGACACCTCCGGCGGCGACGAGCATGTGCCCCTCTATGCCTGGAACCGGGTCGCGGACATGGCCCTGCCGGAGGGCTGCCAGCTCGTCGGGGTGGAGCTGACGGACGATGCCGTCGTGCTGCCCAGCTTCCGCCACCCGCTGCGCGCCGCCTATGTGCTGGGGCCCGAGCGCGGCAGCCTGTCGCCCGCCATGGTCGCGCGCTGCGACCACATCGTCCGGATTCCGACAAAGTTCTGCGTCAACGTCTCCGTCGCGGCCGCCGTCGTTATGTACGACCGTATGATCAGCCTGGGCCGCTTCGCCGAGCGCCCCGTGCGCGCCGGCGGGCCGACGGACGGGCCGCCCGTGCATGTGCACGGGGCACAGAAGATCCGCAATCCCGCCAGCAAGCGCATGCGCCCGCTGCTGGGCGGCTGGGACTGA
- a CDS encoding IS630 family transposase (programmed frameshift) produces the protein MPAALPIREDLSASELRALARRESKGRVAARMFAIAHALDGVSRAEAARLAGMDRQALRDAVVRYNAEGVAGLYDRPLPGRPEWLSEGEQATLKAIILAGPDPKRHGCVEWTLPILCEVIAERFAKTLHPASLSRIVRRLNLSKQKTRPRHPQSDAKAQAAFKKGLREALKAAGAAHPERRLQLWFQDEARIGQKGRTAHRWWERGQRPLGLCDKRFTSAWLYAAVCPASGADFALVMPTVSTTAMSLFLDGFSRSLEPDVQAVLVLDQAGWHGARALVVPDNITLVPLPPYSPELNPVERVWLYLRERFLSHQILDDYDAVVQACCDAWNALTATPERLRSLTSYPWLPCVNA, from the exons ATGCCAGCGGCGTTGCCGATCCGGGAAGACCTGAGCGCCAGCGAATTGCGTGCCCTGGCGCGGCGGGAGAGCAAAGGGCGGGTGGCGGCGCGGATGTTCGCCATCGCCCATGCGCTCGATGGGGTGAGCCGGGCGGAAGCGGCGCGGCTGGCCGGCATGGACCGCCAGGCCCTGCGCGACGCGGTTGTGCGCTACAACGCGGAAGGCGTAGCCGGGCTCTACGACCGCCCGCTGCCCGGCCGGCCGGAGTGGCTGAGCGAAGGCGAGCAGGCGACGCTCAAGGCCATCATCCTCGCTGGCCCCGATCCCAAGCGGCATGGCTGCGTGGAATGGACCCTGCCGATCCTGTGCGAGGTGATCGCCGAACGCTTCGCCAAGACGCTGCATCCGGCCAGCCTGTCGCGCATCGTGCGCCGGCTCAACCTGTCGAAGCAGAAGACGCGGCCCCGCCATCCGCAGTCCGACGCCAAGGCCCAGGCCGCCTTC AAAAAGGGGCTGCGCGAAGCCCTGAAGGCCGCAGGTGCCGCGCATCCGGAGCGCCGCCTCCAGCTCTGGTTCCAGGATGAGGCCCGCATCGGCCAGAAGGGCCGCACCGCGCATCGCTGGTGGGAGCGCGGGCAGCGTCCGCTTGGGCTGTGCGACAAGCGCTTCACCTCGGCCTGGCTCTACGCCGCCGTCTGCCCGGCCAGCGGCGCCGACTTCGCGCTGGTGATGCCGACCGTCTCCACCACCGCCATGAGCCTGTTCCTGGACGGCTTCTCCCGGAGCCTGGAACCGGACGTCCAGGCGGTGCTCGTGCTCGATCAGGCCGGCTGGCACGGAGCGCGGGCGCTGGTCGTCCCGGACAACATCACGCTGGTCCCGCTCCCGCCCTACAGCCCCGAACTCAACCCAGTTGAGCGCGTCTGGCTGTACCTGCGCGAGCGCTTTCTGTCCCACCAGATCCTGGACGACTACGACGCCGTCGTCCAAGCCTGCTGCGACGCCTGGAACGCCCTCACCGCCACACCAGAACGTCTACGCTCCCTCACAAGCTATCCGTGGCTCCCATGTGTCAATGCTTAG
- a CDS encoding P1 family peptidase, which translates to MTGATADAADRRRLRPGPRNLITDVAGLAVGNAEDRAGRSGTTVLLCDRPAVAAVDVRGGAPGTRETDLMHPANLVERVDALVLSGGSAFGLDAASGVMQALLRQGRGYPAGPARVPIVPAAILFDLATEGDRPWLDGSVPPPYRDLGMAACAAAGPDFALGNAGAGLGAKAGRIKGGLGSASALLEGTGITVGALVAVNPAGAVTMPGGGLWAGPLLLPEDGVPPSATPPPVAPPPVVPPDAAGLAADLWPFPGMPASAGANTVIGVVATDAALTRGEALRLAIMAQDGYARAIRPAHTPFDGDTVFALSAGDRPLPEPRAAALYALGALAADTMARAVLRGVWAAEPLAPWPALRGGLSAGSA; encoded by the coding sequence ATGACGGGGGCGACTGCCGACGCCGCGGACCGCCGGCGCCTCCGCCCCGGCCCGCGCAACCTGATCACCGACGTGGCGGGTCTTGCCGTCGGCAATGCCGAGGACCGGGCGGGGCGCAGCGGCACCACCGTGCTGCTCTGCGACCGCCCCGCCGTGGCCGCGGTGGATGTGCGCGGCGGCGCCCCCGGCACGCGCGAGACGGACCTGATGCACCCCGCCAACCTGGTGGAGCGGGTGGACGCGCTGGTGCTGTCCGGCGGCTCGGCCTTCGGGCTGGACGCGGCGTCGGGTGTCATGCAGGCGCTGCTGCGGCAGGGCCGCGGCTATCCCGCCGGGCCGGCGCGGGTGCCGATCGTGCCGGCGGCCATCCTGTTCGATCTGGCGACGGAGGGCGACAGGCCCTGGCTGGACGGGTCCGTGCCGCCGCCCTACCGCGATCTGGGCATGGCCGCCTGTGCCGCCGCGGGGCCGGACTTTGCCCTGGGCAATGCGGGGGCCGGGCTGGGGGCGAAGGCCGGGCGGATCAAGGGCGGGCTGGGCAGCGCCTCGGCCCTGCTGGAAGGGACCGGGATCACCGTCGGCGCGCTGGTCGCGGTGAACCCCGCGGGCGCGGTGACGATGCCCGGCGGGGGGCTCTGGGCCGGGCCGCTGCTGCTGCCGGAGGACGGGGTGCCGCCGTCCGCGACCCCGCCGCCCGTGGCCCCGCCGCCCGTGGTCCCGCCGGATGCCGCCGGGCTGGCGGCGGACCTCTGGCCGTTTCCGGGAATGCCCGCCTCCGCCGGCGCCAACACGGTGATCGGGGTGGTCGCCACCGATGCCGCCCTGACCCGCGGGGAGGCGCTGCGGCTGGCGATCATGGCGCAGGACGGCTATGCCCGCGCCATCCGGCCGGCGCACACGCCCTTCGACGGCGACACGGTGTTCGCGCTGTCCGCCGGGGACCGCCCGCTGCCGGAGCCGCGGGCGGCGGCGCTCTATGCGCTGGGCGCGCTGGCCGCCGACACCATGGCGCGGGCCGTGCTGCGCGGCGTCTGGGCGGCGGAACCGCTGGCGCCCTGGCCGGCGCTGCGGGGCGGCCTCAGCGCGGGATCTGCATGA
- a CDS encoding asparaginase, whose protein sequence is MSHDRHDASPAGSCRGHGHHHHHDHQHGHPQGQGGCGSAGGCGCTAAPEADAADARVTLPDAAANPILIEVTRGPLAESVHRGRAVAVGADGHVVASWGDCRSLVYPRSSNKALQALPLVETGAADAFGLGDAELALACASHSGEPMHTEAVAAWLARIGLSADDLECGAHAPYDGPTWEAMLRRGEGFSALHNNCSGKHTGMLTTALHRGEPTRGYVGYQHPVQQRILGVLEQMTGQDLGSAPWGTDGCSIPTIGVPLESLAFAMARLADPVDLPARRAEAATRLLRAWGARPELVGGTGTFDTRFMQATGSRLLVKSGAEGVCCAVVPEAGIGIAVKIDDGTGRAAGPAMAAVLRRLDLIDAAAWERVQALARPPILNRREVRVGELRAAPGF, encoded by the coding sequence ATGTCCCACGACCGACACGACGCTTCCCCGGCCGGCTCCTGCCGGGGCCACGGCCATCATCATCACCATGACCACCAGCACGGCCACCCGCAGGGTCAGGGCGGTTGCGGTTCGGCGGGCGGCTGCGGCTGCACCGCGGCCCCGGAGGCGGACGCCGCCGACGCCCGCGTGACCCTGCCCGACGCCGCCGCCAACCCGATCCTGATCGAGGTGACGCGGGGGCCGCTGGCGGAGTCCGTCCACCGCGGCCGCGCCGTGGCCGTGGGGGCCGACGGCCATGTGGTGGCGTCCTGGGGCGACTGCCGGTCCCTGGTCTATCCGCGCAGTTCCAACAAGGCGTTGCAGGCCCTGCCGCTGGTCGAGACGGGGGCGGCCGACGCCTTCGGCCTGGGCGACGCGGAGCTGGCGCTGGCCTGCGCCTCGCACAGCGGCGAGCCGATGCACACGGAGGCCGTGGCCGCCTGGCTGGCCCGCATCGGCCTGTCCGCGGACGATCTGGAGTGCGGCGCCCACGCGCCCTATGACGGCCCCACCTGGGAGGCCATGCTGCGCCGGGGCGAAGGCTTCAGCGCCCTGCACAACAACTGCTCGGGCAAGCATACCGGCATGCTGACGACGGCGCTGCACCGGGGCGAGCCGACGCGCGGCTATGTCGGCTACCAGCATCCGGTGCAGCAGCGCATCCTGGGCGTGCTGGAACAGATGACGGGCCAGGACCTGGGCAGCGCCCCCTGGGGCACCGACGGCTGCTCCATCCCCACCATCGGCGTGCCGCTGGAGTCGCTGGCCTTCGCCATGGCGCGGCTGGCCGACCCGGTGGACCTGCCGGCCCGCCGGGCCGAGGCCGCCACGCGGCTGCTGCGCGCCTGGGGAGCACGGCCGGAGCTGGTGGGCGGCACCGGGACCTTCGACACCCGCTTCATGCAGGCGACGGGCTCGCGCCTCCTGGTCAAGTCGGGGGCGGAGGGCGTCTGCTGCGCCGTCGTGCCGGAGGCCGGCATCGGCATCGCCGTGAAGATCGACGACGGCACCGGCCGCGCCGCCGGCCCGGCCATGGCCGCCGTGCTGCGCCGGCTGGACCTGATCGACGCGGCGGCGTGGGAGCGGGTGCAGGCCCTGGCCCGGCCGCCGATCCTGAACCGGCGCGAGGTCCGCGTCGGGGAACTGCGGGCGGCGCCGGGCTTCTGA
- a CDS encoding peptidase domain-containing ABC transporter — protein MSLAVTAFGYRQATPLVLQAEAMECGLACLAMVLGHHGHATDLSALRRRFSVSLKGATMKTIALMGQRLGLAPRGLRLEPAHLRDLKLPAILHWDMNHFVVLAAVTGDRVTIHDPAKGVVRMRMAELSQHFTGVALELTPTTGFEKKAARSTLGLFSLVGRVDGMKRALAQALILSVVLQLFVLASPFYMQLAVDEAVMKGDGGLMIALAVGFGLFTLINLGAQWLRSTVLLILGSVVNHQMVVNLFHHMLRLPLDWFEKRHIGDLVSRFGSTRPIRDLITDGLVAALVDGVMAVLTLVVIFLYSPLLAGIVLVALVLYAAVRIAAFRFLRQREEEVIAASAKEQTSFIETARAMQTIKIFGHETEREGVWHDRFAETVTRGVRLGRLNIGFTLANGLIYGVENVLVVYAGARLAMDGDLTVGMLFAFMAYKQQFLDKATKLLETAIQYRMLDLHLDRISDIALAERERGLERDAAEPLITRPLQGCIACKGVAYRYAETEPDVIAGVDLEVAPGEFVAITGPSGGGKTTLLKVMLGLFRPTAGEVLVDGVPLDHVGPASFRAQVGVVMQDDSLLSGTLAETITFFDPAPDLAWMRQCAAIAGIDAEIMAMPMNYNTLVGDMGAALSGGQRQRVLLARALYRRPRILFMDEGTSHLDVSKEREVNAHLRQLGITRIVIAHRPETIAAADRLLLLQDGRILEAVPEDRPVEPLAMTCA, from the coding sequence GTGAGTCTTGCGGTCACGGCTTTCGGGTACAGACAGGCCACCCCGCTGGTTCTCCAGGCCGAAGCCATGGAATGCGGGCTGGCCTGCCTGGCCATGGTGCTGGGCCATCATGGTCACGCCACCGACCTGTCCGCCCTGCGCCGGCGCTTCTCCGTCTCGCTCAAGGGCGCGACGATGAAGACCATCGCCCTGATGGGGCAGAGGCTGGGGCTGGCGCCCCGGGGGCTGCGGCTGGAGCCGGCGCACCTCAGGGATCTCAAGCTGCCGGCCATCCTGCACTGGGACATGAACCATTTCGTCGTGCTGGCGGCGGTGACGGGCGACCGGGTGACCATCCACGACCCGGCCAAGGGCGTCGTGCGGATGCGCATGGCGGAGCTGTCGCAGCACTTCACCGGCGTGGCCCTGGAACTCACCCCCACGACCGGCTTCGAGAAGAAGGCGGCGCGCTCGACGCTGGGCCTCTTCTCCCTGGTCGGCCGGGTGGACGGCATGAAGCGCGCCCTGGCCCAGGCGCTGATCCTGTCGGTCGTGCTACAGCTCTTCGTGCTGGCCAGCCCCTTCTACATGCAGCTTGCCGTGGACGAAGCGGTGATGAAGGGCGACGGGGGCCTGATGATCGCCCTGGCCGTCGGCTTCGGTCTCTTCACCCTGATCAATCTCGGGGCGCAGTGGCTGCGCTCCACGGTGCTGCTGATCCTGGGATCCGTCGTCAACCACCAGATGGTGGTCAATCTTTTCCACCACATGCTCCGGCTGCCGCTGGACTGGTTCGAGAAACGCCACATCGGCGATCTGGTCAGCCGCTTCGGTTCGACCCGGCCGATCCGGGACCTGATCACCGACGGGCTGGTGGCGGCCCTGGTGGACGGGGTGATGGCCGTCCTGACCCTGGTCGTGATCTTTCTCTATTCGCCCCTGCTGGCCGGCATCGTGCTGGTGGCGCTGGTGCTCTATGCCGCTGTCCGCATCGCCGCGTTCCGGTTCCTGCGCCAGCGCGAGGAGGAGGTGATCGCCGCAAGCGCCAAGGAGCAGACCAGCTTCATCGAAACCGCGCGGGCGATGCAGACCATCAAGATCTTCGGTCATGAGACGGAGCGCGAAGGCGTCTGGCATGACCGCTTCGCCGAGACGGTCACCCGTGGCGTCCGGCTCGGCCGTCTGAACATCGGCTTCACCCTTGCGAACGGCCTGATCTACGGGGTGGAGAACGTCCTGGTCGTCTATGCCGGCGCGCGTCTGGCGATGGACGGCGACCTGACGGTCGGCATGCTGTTCGCCTTCATGGCCTACAAGCAGCAGTTCCTGGACAAGGCGACCAAGCTGCTGGAGACCGCCATCCAGTACCGCATGCTGGACCTGCATCTGGACCGCATCAGCGACATCGCGCTGGCCGAGCGCGAGCGGGGCCTGGAGCGCGATGCCGCGGAACCGTTGATCACCCGGCCGCTCCAGGGCTGCATCGCCTGCAAGGGCGTCGCCTACCGCTATGCCGAGACGGAACCCGACGTGATCGCCGGGGTGGACCTGGAGGTGGCGCCGGGGGAGTTCGTCGCCATCACGGGGCCTTCCGGCGGGGGCAAGACGACGCTGCTCAAGGTGATGCTGGGCCTGTTCCGGCCCACGGCGGGGGAGGTGCTGGTGGACGGGGTGCCGCTGGACCATGTCGGCCCCGCCAGCTTCCGCGCGCAGGTCGGGGTGGTGATGCAGGACGACAGCCTGCTGTCCGGCACGCTGGCGGAGACCATCACCTTCTTCGATCCCGCCCCCGATCTCGCCTGGATGCGCCAGTGCGCGGCGATCGCCGGGATCGATGCGGAGATCATGGCGATGCCGATGAACTACAATACCCTGGTGGGCGACATGGGGGCGGCGCTGTCCGGCGGGCAGCGCCAGCGGGTGTTGCTCGCGCGTGCCCTCTACCGCCGCCCGCGCATCCTGTTCATGGACGAAGGCACCAGCCACCTGGACGTGTCGAAGGAGCGGGAGGTGAACGCCCATCTCCGCCAGCTCGGCATCACCCGCATCGTCATCGCCCACCGGCCCGAAACCATCGCCGCCGCCGACCGGCTGCTGCTGCTCCAGGACGGCCGCATCCTGGAGGCCGTGCCCGAGGACAGGCCGGTGGAGCCCCTCGCCATGACGTGCGCGTGA
- the prmB gene encoding 50S ribosomal protein L3 N(5)-glutamine methyltransferase has translation MPPRSSTKTAPSSGTPAAAPPPVPPARRFPLPAVDAATAAAELVTVRDFLRHAVSRFRSAGLVYGHGTTTAYDEAAFLVLETLQLPIDQLEPYLDAKLTPAERRLVADIVEARVTTRKPAPYLTGRAYIQGVPFHVDERVIVPRSYIGELLFSDLFGGDGFTLVEDPTEVGRVLDLCTGSGCLAILAAGIFPDATVDAVDLSPEALEVARINVAEAGLEERVSLIQGDLFKPLKGRRYDVILTNPPYVSAEAMAELPPEYRHEPQMALGSGEDGLDIVRRILAEAHRHLTEEGGLLCEIGTGRTILEAEYPDTEFTWLETAESFGEVFWLTREQLDDL, from the coding sequence ATGCCCCCCAGGTCCAGTACCAAGACCGCCCCCTCGTCAGGCACCCCGGCTGCCGCCCCGCCGCCCGTTCCACCCGCCCGGCGCTTTCCGCTGCCGGCCGTGGATGCGGCCACCGCCGCGGCGGAACTGGTCACGGTGCGCGACTTCCTGCGCCATGCCGTCAGCCGTTTCCGGTCGGCGGGACTGGTCTACGGGCACGGCACCACCACCGCCTATGACGAGGCGGCCTTCCTGGTGCTGGAGACGCTCCAGCTTCCCATCGACCAGCTCGAACCCTATCTGGACGCGAAGCTGACCCCGGCCGAGCGCAGGCTGGTGGCCGACATCGTGGAGGCGCGGGTGACCACCCGCAAGCCGGCGCCCTACCTGACCGGCCGGGCCTACATCCAGGGCGTGCCCTTCCATGTGGACGAACGGGTCATCGTGCCGCGCTCCTACATCGGGGAGCTGCTGTTCTCCGACCTGTTCGGCGGCGACGGATTCACGCTGGTGGAGGACCCCACCGAGGTGGGGCGGGTGCTCGATCTCTGCACCGGCTCGGGCTGCCTCGCCATCCTGGCCGCCGGCATCTTCCCCGACGCCACGGTGGACGCCGTGGACCTCTCGCCCGAGGCGCTGGAGGTGGCCCGGATCAACGTGGCCGAGGCGGGGCTGGAGGAGCGGGTCAGCCTGATCCAGGGCGACCTGTTCAAGCCGCTGAAGGGCCGGCGGTACGACGTGATCCTGACCAACCCTCCCTATGTCTCGGCCGAGGCGATGGCGGAGCTGCCGCCGGAGTACCGGCACGAGCCGCAGATGGCGCTGGGATCGGGCGAGGACGGGCTGGACATCGTCCGTCGCATCCTGGCCGAGGCGCACAGGCATCTGACGGAGGAGGGCGGCCTGCTCTGCGAGATCGGCACCGGCCGCACCATTCTGGAGGCCGAGTATCCCGACACCGAGTTCACCTGGCTGGAGACGGCGGAGAGCTTCGGCGAGGTGTTCTGGCTGACCCGGGAGCAGCTCGACGATCTGTGA
- a CDS encoding class IIb bacteriocin, lactobin A/cerein 7B family: protein MTELSFDDLDHVSGGPKPLVLIAAFGSGAVLGAALVVGVYYLIK from the coding sequence ATGACCGAACTCTCGTTCGACGACCTCGATCATGTGAGCGGCGGCCCCAAGCCCCTCGTGCTGATCGCAGCCTTCGGGTCCGGCGCCGTCCTGGGGGCGGCTCTGGTGGTCGGCGTCTACTATCTCATCAAGTGA
- the mtnA gene encoding S-methyl-5-thioribose-1-phosphate isomerase yields the protein MKVDGIHRRTIWVDADGWSVGIIDQTALPFEFRTRRLTSLEEAAEAITTMAVRGAPLIGVTAAYGMALAMRADATDRAVEAAHDRLLATRPTAVNLRWGLARLREVLSVTPPADRVRRAYAEAAAIAEEDVEVCRAIGRHGMELIRGLHKRNPHRPVNLLTHCNAGWLATVDWGTATAPIYMAHDAGIPVHVWVDETRPRSQGAFLTAWELGHHGVPHTVVADNTGGHLMQHGLVDLAVVGTDRVTARGDVANKIGTYLKALAAHDTGVPFWVALPGSTIDWLLEDGVHGIPIETRGDEEVTEITGRTADGRIERVRIVADGSPVANYGFDVTPARLVTGFITERGLCAASQEGLAGLFPDQAERSARQRVANDA from the coding sequence ATGAAGGTCGATGGCATCCATCGCCGCACCATCTGGGTTGACGCGGACGGCTGGTCCGTCGGGATCATCGACCAGACGGCACTCCCCTTCGAATTCCGCACCCGCCGCCTGACCTCGCTGGAGGAGGCGGCCGAGGCGATCACCACCATGGCGGTGCGCGGCGCCCCCCTGATCGGGGTCACGGCCGCCTACGGCATGGCGCTGGCCATGCGCGCGGATGCGACCGACCGGGCGGTGGAGGCGGCGCACGACCGTCTCCTGGCGACCCGGCCCACGGCGGTGAACCTGCGCTGGGGGCTTGCCCGCCTGCGCGAGGTGCTGTCCGTCACGCCCCCGGCCGACCGGGTGCGCCGCGCCTATGCCGAAGCCGCCGCCATCGCCGAGGAGGATGTGGAGGTCTGCCGCGCCATCGGCCGCCACGGGATGGAGCTGATCCGCGGCCTGCACAAGCGCAACCCGCACCGCCCGGTCAACCTGCTGACCCACTGCAACGCCGGCTGGCTGGCCACGGTGGACTGGGGCACGGCCACGGCGCCGATCTACATGGCGCACGATGCCGGCATTCCGGTGCATGTCTGGGTGGACGAGACGCGCCCGCGCAGCCAGGGCGCCTTCCTCACCGCCTGGGAACTGGGGCACCACGGCGTGCCGCACACGGTGGTGGCGGACAACACCGGCGGCCACCTGATGCAGCACGGCCTGGTGGATCTGGCGGTCGTCGGCACCGACCGCGTCACCGCCCGCGGCGACGTGGCGAACAAGATCGGCACCTATCTGAAGGCGCTGGCGGCGCACGACACCGGCGTGCCCTTCTGGGTGGCCCTGCCCGGCAGCACCATCGACTGGCTGCTGGAGGACGGGGTCCACGGCATCCCGATCGAGACCCGCGGCGACGAGGAGGTGACGGAGATCACCGGCCGCACCGCCGACGGCCGCATCGAGCGGGTGCGCATCGTCGCCGACGGCTCTCCCGTCGCCAATTACGGCTTCGACGTCACCCCGGCCCGGCTGGTGACCGGCTTCATCACCGAGCGCGGCCTCTGCGCCGCCAGCCAGGAGGGGCTGGCCGGCCTGTTCCCCGACCAGGCCGAGCGGTCCGCCCGCCAGCGCGTCGCCAACGACGCCTGA